One Phaseolus vulgaris cultivar G19833 chromosome 11, P. vulgaris v2.0, whole genome shotgun sequence genomic window carries:
- the LOC137808657 gene encoding secreted RxLR effector protein 161-like: MTSSSRLQKNSSESFNDPSLYRSVVGTLQYLLITRPELSYSVNRVCQFMPDPKLHHWQAVKRILCYLAGTITHGLLLRHNSTTSLIGFADADWGADVDDRKSTTGYCIFMGYNLISWSSHKQKTVYISSMEAEYRAVAALLAEIVWIQSLLSELRIQVSKTKLYYDNLGVVLLNTNPVMHSKTKYFEPDLHFVRDQV; encoded by the coding sequence ATGACATCCTCTTCGCGTCTCCAAAAAAATTCTTCTGAATCATTCAATGATCCTTCACTGTATAGGTCAGTTGTTGGTACACTTCAATATCTTCTTATAACTAGGCCTGAACTCTCTTACTCTGTTAATCGTGTTTGTCAATTTATGCCTGATCCGAAACTTCACCACTGGCAAGCTGTAAAGAGAATTCTTTGTTATTTAGCTGGCACCATTACACATGGATTGCTCCTTCGCCACAACTCGACAACCTCTCTTATTGGCTTTGCAGATGCAGATTGGGGTGCTGACGTCGATGACCGCAAATCCACCACTGGCTATTGTATTTTCATGGGCTATAATCTTATTTCATGGTCATCCCACAAACAGAAAACGGTTTACATAAGTAGTATGGAAGCAGAATATCGGGCAGTTGCAGCTCTCCTTGCTGAAATTGTGTGGATTCAGTCTCTTCTTTCTGAGCTGCGCATTCAAGTTTCAAAAACAAAGTTGTATTATGATAATCTTGGTGTTGTTCTGCTCAATACAAATCCTGTTATGCACTCTAAAACGAAATACTTTGAACCGGACCTACACTTTGTTCGTGATCAAGTTTAG
- the LOC137810032 gene encoding 11-oxo-beta-amyrin 30-oxidase-like codes for MEVSSSSSSSTAILCVVTVIIAVVPVLVLKTLNFLWLRPKRFEKLLRAQGLHGDPYSLSPPSSNQDQPPQNTPPSQSFVLSDDVAPCLFLPVYNTVAKYGKNSFFWEGITPKVIITDPNHIKEVFNNIHDFQQPKLNGTAKFFTNGLISYEGDKWAQHRKIINPAFHLERLKNMLPAFSQSCNDVISVWMGMLSSDGKCEIDVSPFLQKLTCEVISRTAFGSSYAEGEKIFQLLKIQGRLIRTTKDMNKPILWHIPTPAKTKMRAADKEMKNSIRVMIEKREKAMKNGESCNEDLLGILVESNQMEIQGNGNNKSVGMTIEEVISECKLFYIAGQETTSTLLVWTLIMLSKYPEWQSRAREEVFHVFGKQNPNFDGLSLLKNMTMILYEVLRLYPPNLYFNRTLKKDMELGNLSLPAGVDVTMPILLVHQDGDIWGNDAKEFKPERFSEGVAKATKGQVSFYPFGWGPRICIGQNFTMLEAKIVLSLLLQNFSFELSPVYVHAPALMLTLQPKQGAPLIVRKL; via the exons ATGGAGGTATcatcgtcatcttcttcctcaacAGCAATACTATGTGTGGTGACTGTCATCATAGCTGTGGTTCCCGTATTGGTACTGAAGACGCTGAACTTTCTGTGGCTTAGGCCTAAGAGGTTCGAGAAGCTTCTAAGAGCACAAGGTCTTCATGGTGATCCCTACTCCCTTTCACCCCCTTCCTCCAACCAAGACCAGCCTCCACAAAACACGCCTCCTTCTCAATCTTTTGTTCTCTCCGATGATGTTGCTCCTTGCCTCTTCTTGCCGGTTTACAACACTGTCGCCAAATACG GCAAGAATtcgttcttttgggaaggcatAACACCAAAGGTCATCATTACTGATCCAAATCACATCAAAGAAGTCTTCAATAACATTCATGATTTCCAGCAACCAAAGCTAAATGGCACTGCCAAGTTCTTCACCAATGGACTGATAAGTTACGAGGGTGATAAGTGGGCTCAACATCGAAAGATTATCAACCCTGCATTCCACTTAGAAAGATTGAAA AATATGCTACCAGCATTCTCCCAAAGCTGCAATGATGTAATTAGCGTGTGGATGGGAATGTTGTCATCAGATGGAAAATGTGAGATTGACGTTTCGCCTTTCCTTCAAAAACTGACTTGTGAGGTAATTTCCAGAACAGCTTTTGGAAGCAGCTATGCAGAAggagaaaaaatatttcaacttCTAAAAATTCAGGGGCGTCTTATCAGGACTACAAAGGACATGAATAAACCAATATTGTG GCATATACCAACACCTGCCAAAACGAAGATGAGAGCAGCTgataaagaaatgaaaaattcaATTCGGGTTATGATAGAAAAACGAGAGAAAGCCATGAAGAATGGTGAATCCTGCAATGAAGATTTATTAGGCATACTCGTGGAATCAAATCAAATGGAAATCCAGGGAAATGGAAACAATAAGAGTGTTGGAATGACGATTGAAGAAGTAATTAGTGAATGCAAATTATTCTACATAGCAGGGCAAGAGACCACTTCAACTCTGCTGGTTTGGACATTGATCATGTTGAGTAAATATCCTGAATGGCAATCACGAGCAAGGGAGGAAGTTTTTCAtgtttttggaaaacaaaaTCCAAACTTTGATGGGTTAAGTCTGCTTAAAAAT ATGACCATGATTCTATACGAGGTTCTAAGGTTATACCCTCCCAACCTTTACTTCAATCGCACTCTTAAGAAGGACATGGAACTTGGAAACCTGTCACTACCCGCAGGAGTAGATGTTACCATGCCAATACTTTTAGTTCACCAGGATGGTGATATCTGGGGTAATGATGCAAAGGAGTTCAAACCAGAAAGGTTTTCTGAGGGAGTTGCTAAGGCAACAAAAGGCCAAGTCTCCTTTTACCCATTTGGATGGGGTCCTAGAATTTGCATTGGCCAAAACTTTACTATGTTGGAAGCCAAGATAGTGTTGTCATTGCTTCTGCAGAATTTCTCGTTCGAGCTTTCTCCTGTCTATGTACATGCTCCTGCACTTATGCTTACTTTGCAGCCCAAACAGGGGGCGCCCCTTATTGTGCGAAAGCTATGA